The following coding sequences are from one Patagioenas fasciata isolate bPatFas1 chromosome 23, bPatFas1.hap1, whole genome shotgun sequence window:
- the MMEL1 gene encoding membrane metallo-endopeptidase-like 1 isoform X1, translated as MENEVGKSVDNQMDKYIVTIMGKSESQMDIVEKSTKSGKKSWSFVAITLAVLLLLVTCALVALVILYASSRGTRYGPGSGSVCTTPGCVTAAARIIQNMDPTADPCKDFYQYACGGWLNRHIIPETSSRYSIFDILRDELEIILKGVLETSDQGDRQAFQKAKILYKSCMNESLIEQRDSLPLLEALTMVGDWPVASADWNKTKEPNWSMEEKLSIMNSRFNKRVLIDMFVWNDDRDSSRHIIYIDQPSLGMPSRDYYFNGGNYQRVREAYLQFMISIAKMIREDKNMSKDDSFVQEEMAKVMELETEIANATTPAEERHDVTLLYNKMTLKELQEKFALNEFNWTFFIQSVMSSVSVQVEPEEEVVVYGMPYLQELKAILSKYSASTIQNYLIWRLVIDRVSSLSRRFKDARASYRKALYGTTLEEARWRECVSYVNNNMENAVGAMYVRETFAGESKRMVRDLIDKIREAFIETLDELQWMDEASREKAREKAMAIKGQIGYPDYILEDQNEKLDQEYANLNFSEHSYFENILENLRAGAQKSLKKLRERVDQDVWIIGAAVVNAFYSPNRNQIVFPAGILQPPFFSKHQPQALNFGGIGMVIGHEITHGFDDNGRNFDKDGNMFDWWSNFSAMHFKEQSRCMVYQYGNYTWELAGGQNVSGISTLGENIADNGGVRQAYKAYLKWLEREGKEPKLPGLNLSHKQLFFLNFAQVWCGSYRPEYASQSIKTDVHSPLKYRVMGSLQNFEAFSEAFHCKKGTAMHPAEKCRVW; from the exons ATGGAGAATGAGGTTGGCAAATCTGTGGACAATCAAATGGACAAATACAT AGTTACGATAATGGGGAAATCAGAAAGTCAAATGGATATTGTGGAAAAATCAACAAAATCTGGGAAGAAATCCTGGAGCTTTGTGGCAATCACTCtggcggtgctgctgctgctcgtgACCTGCGCGCTGGTCGCCCTGGTGATCCTGTATGCCAGCAGCAGAG GCACTCGCTATGGCCCCGGCTCAGGCAGCGTGTGTACCACACCTGGATGTGTCACCGCAG CTGCTAGAATAATTCAGAATATGGACCCAACAGCTGACCCGTGCAAGGATTTCTACCAGTATGCCTGTGGGGGCTGGCTGAACCGGCACATCATCCCAGAAACCAGCTCCAGATACAGCATTTTTGACATCCTGAGAGACGAGCTGGAGATCATCCTCAAAG GTGTGCTGGAGACTTCGGACCAAGGGGACAGACAAGCGTTTCAGAAAGCTAAAATACTTTACAAGTCGTGCATGAATGAGA gTCTTATAGAGCAACGAGATTCTCTGCCTCTGCTTGAGGCCCTAACGATGGTTGGAGACTGGCCAGTGGCTTCTGCAGACTGGAATAAGACCAAAG AGCCAAAttggagcatggaagaaaaacTCTCCATAATGAACTCCAGGTTTAACAAACGTGTCCTCATCGACATGTTTGTGTGGAATGATGACCGCGATTCCAGTAGACACATCATTTAT ATTGACCAGCCAAGCTTGGGAATGCCATCCAGGGATTACTACTTTAACGGAGGCAACTATCAAAGG GTGAGGGAAGCTTACCTGCAGTTCATGATCAGCATCGCCAAAATGATCCGGGAAGACAAGAATATGTCTAAAGATGATTCCTTTGTCCAAGAGGAAATGGCAAAGGTTATGGAGCTTGAAACAGAGATTGCAAAC GCAACTACCCCGGCAGAAGAAAGGCATGATGTGACCTTGTTGTACAACAAAATGACCTTAAAAGAGCTGCAGGAAAAGTTTGCGTTGAAC GAATTTAACTGGACCTTCTTCATCCAAAGCGTCATGTCTTCAGTAAGCGTCCAGGTTGAGCCAGAAGAAGAGGTGGTTGTGTATGGCATGCCCTACCTGCAAGAGCTGAAAGCAATTCTCTCCAAGTACTCAGCAAG CACCATCCAGAACTACCTCATCTGGCGCCTGGTGATTGATCGGGTCAGCAGCTTGAGCCGGCGCTTCAAGGATGCTCGGGCCAGCTACAGGAAG GCGCTCTACGGGACCACGCTGGAGGAAGCGCGCTGGAGGGAGTGCGTGAGCTACGTCAACAACAACATGGAGAACGCGGTGGGAGCCATGTACGTCAGGGAGACATTTGCTGGTGAGAGCAAGAGGATG GTCCGAGATTTAATAGATAAGATTCGTGAAGCGTTCATCGAGACTTTAGATGAGTTACAGTGGATGGATGAGGCATCCAGAGAGAAAGCTCGTGAGAAG gcAATGGCGATTAAAGGACAAATTGGCTATCCAGATTATATTCTGGAAGACCAGAATGAAAAACTCGATCAGGAATATGCCAAT TTAAACTTCAGTGAACACAGTTACTTTGAAAACATTCTGGAAAACCTGAGAGCTGGAGCCcaaaagagcctgaaaaagcttcgAGAGAGAGTCGACCAAGACGT ATGGATAATTGGAGCTGCAGTGGTCAACGCGTTCTATTCCCCCAATCGGAACCAGATAG TTTTTCCTGCCGGGATCCTGCAGCCGCCGTTCTTCAGCAAACACCAACCGCAAGCCCTGAACTTCGGCGGGATCGGGATGGTTATTGGGCATGAAATCACTCATGGCTTTGATGACAACG GGAGGAATTTTGATAAAGACGGAAATATGTTTGACTGGTGGAGCAATTTCTCAGCGATGCATTTCAAGGAGCAGTCTCGTTGCATGGTTTATCAGTACGGGAACTACACATGGGAGCTGGCTGGGGGACAAAAC GTCAGTGGAATAAGCACATTGGGAGAAAATATTGCAGACAATGGAGGAGTCCGACAGGCTTATAAG GCCTACTTGAAGTGGCTGGAACGGGAAGGGAAGGAGCCAAAGCTGCCCGGACTGAACCTGTCCCACaaacagcttttcttcctcaACTTCGCCCAG GTTTGGTGTGGTTCCTACAGACCAGAATACGCCAGCCAGTCAATCAAGACCGATGTTCACAGCCCGCTGAAATACAG GGTGATGGGATCTCTGCAGAACTTCGAAGCGTTCTCGGAGGCGTTCCACTGTAAGAAAGGCACGGCCATGCACCCCGCCGAGAAGTGCAGGGTGTGGTAA
- the MMEL1 gene encoding membrane metallo-endopeptidase-like 1 isoform X2 produces MRVTIMGKSESQMDIVEKSTKSGKKSWSFVAITLAVLLLLVTCALVALVILYASSRGTRYGPGSGSVCTTPGCVTAAARIIQNMDPTADPCKDFYQYACGGWLNRHIIPETSSRYSIFDILRDELEIILKGVLETSDQGDRQAFQKAKILYKSCMNESLIEQRDSLPLLEALTMVGDWPVASADWNKTKEPNWSMEEKLSIMNSRFNKRVLIDMFVWNDDRDSSRHIIYIDQPSLGMPSRDYYFNGGNYQRVREAYLQFMISIAKMIREDKNMSKDDSFVQEEMAKVMELETEIANATTPAEERHDVTLLYNKMTLKELQEKFALNEFNWTFFIQSVMSSVSVQVEPEEEVVVYGMPYLQELKAILSKYSASTIQNYLIWRLVIDRVSSLSRRFKDARASYRKALYGTTLEEARWRECVSYVNNNMENAVGAMYVRETFAGESKRMVRDLIDKIREAFIETLDELQWMDEASREKAREKAMAIKGQIGYPDYILEDQNEKLDQEYANLNFSEHSYFENILENLRAGAQKSLKKLRERVDQDVWIIGAAVVNAFYSPNRNQIVFPAGILQPPFFSKHQPQALNFGGIGMVIGHEITHGFDDNGRNFDKDGNMFDWWSNFSAMHFKEQSRCMVYQYGNYTWELAGGQNVSGISTLGENIADNGGVRQAYKAYLKWLEREGKEPKLPGLNLSHKQLFFLNFAQVWCGSYRPEYASQSIKTDVHSPLKYRVMGSLQNFEAFSEAFHCKKGTAMHPAEKCRVW; encoded by the exons ATGAG AGTTACGATAATGGGGAAATCAGAAAGTCAAATGGATATTGTGGAAAAATCAACAAAATCTGGGAAGAAATCCTGGAGCTTTGTGGCAATCACTCtggcggtgctgctgctgctcgtgACCTGCGCGCTGGTCGCCCTGGTGATCCTGTATGCCAGCAGCAGAG GCACTCGCTATGGCCCCGGCTCAGGCAGCGTGTGTACCACACCTGGATGTGTCACCGCAG CTGCTAGAATAATTCAGAATATGGACCCAACAGCTGACCCGTGCAAGGATTTCTACCAGTATGCCTGTGGGGGCTGGCTGAACCGGCACATCATCCCAGAAACCAGCTCCAGATACAGCATTTTTGACATCCTGAGAGACGAGCTGGAGATCATCCTCAAAG GTGTGCTGGAGACTTCGGACCAAGGGGACAGACAAGCGTTTCAGAAAGCTAAAATACTTTACAAGTCGTGCATGAATGAGA gTCTTATAGAGCAACGAGATTCTCTGCCTCTGCTTGAGGCCCTAACGATGGTTGGAGACTGGCCAGTGGCTTCTGCAGACTGGAATAAGACCAAAG AGCCAAAttggagcatggaagaaaaacTCTCCATAATGAACTCCAGGTTTAACAAACGTGTCCTCATCGACATGTTTGTGTGGAATGATGACCGCGATTCCAGTAGACACATCATTTAT ATTGACCAGCCAAGCTTGGGAATGCCATCCAGGGATTACTACTTTAACGGAGGCAACTATCAAAGG GTGAGGGAAGCTTACCTGCAGTTCATGATCAGCATCGCCAAAATGATCCGGGAAGACAAGAATATGTCTAAAGATGATTCCTTTGTCCAAGAGGAAATGGCAAAGGTTATGGAGCTTGAAACAGAGATTGCAAAC GCAACTACCCCGGCAGAAGAAAGGCATGATGTGACCTTGTTGTACAACAAAATGACCTTAAAAGAGCTGCAGGAAAAGTTTGCGTTGAAC GAATTTAACTGGACCTTCTTCATCCAAAGCGTCATGTCTTCAGTAAGCGTCCAGGTTGAGCCAGAAGAAGAGGTGGTTGTGTATGGCATGCCCTACCTGCAAGAGCTGAAAGCAATTCTCTCCAAGTACTCAGCAAG CACCATCCAGAACTACCTCATCTGGCGCCTGGTGATTGATCGGGTCAGCAGCTTGAGCCGGCGCTTCAAGGATGCTCGGGCCAGCTACAGGAAG GCGCTCTACGGGACCACGCTGGAGGAAGCGCGCTGGAGGGAGTGCGTGAGCTACGTCAACAACAACATGGAGAACGCGGTGGGAGCCATGTACGTCAGGGAGACATTTGCTGGTGAGAGCAAGAGGATG GTCCGAGATTTAATAGATAAGATTCGTGAAGCGTTCATCGAGACTTTAGATGAGTTACAGTGGATGGATGAGGCATCCAGAGAGAAAGCTCGTGAGAAG gcAATGGCGATTAAAGGACAAATTGGCTATCCAGATTATATTCTGGAAGACCAGAATGAAAAACTCGATCAGGAATATGCCAAT TTAAACTTCAGTGAACACAGTTACTTTGAAAACATTCTGGAAAACCTGAGAGCTGGAGCCcaaaagagcctgaaaaagcttcgAGAGAGAGTCGACCAAGACGT ATGGATAATTGGAGCTGCAGTGGTCAACGCGTTCTATTCCCCCAATCGGAACCAGATAG TTTTTCCTGCCGGGATCCTGCAGCCGCCGTTCTTCAGCAAACACCAACCGCAAGCCCTGAACTTCGGCGGGATCGGGATGGTTATTGGGCATGAAATCACTCATGGCTTTGATGACAACG GGAGGAATTTTGATAAAGACGGAAATATGTTTGACTGGTGGAGCAATTTCTCAGCGATGCATTTCAAGGAGCAGTCTCGTTGCATGGTTTATCAGTACGGGAACTACACATGGGAGCTGGCTGGGGGACAAAAC GTCAGTGGAATAAGCACATTGGGAGAAAATATTGCAGACAATGGAGGAGTCCGACAGGCTTATAAG GCCTACTTGAAGTGGCTGGAACGGGAAGGGAAGGAGCCAAAGCTGCCCGGACTGAACCTGTCCCACaaacagcttttcttcctcaACTTCGCCCAG GTTTGGTGTGGTTCCTACAGACCAGAATACGCCAGCCAGTCAATCAAGACCGATGTTCACAGCCCGCTGAAATACAG GGTGATGGGATCTCTGCAGAACTTCGAAGCGTTCTCGGAGGCGTTCCACTGTAAGAAAGGCACGGCCATGCACCCCGCCGAGAAGTGCAGGGTGTGGTAA